In Vibrio japonicus, one DNA window encodes the following:
- a CDS encoding response regulator: MYKSVEAFPSEVPNFAPGDKLIMLVDDDPVFRRITSGYLNSQGYKVVEAEDGLDGLRKLREVEPDLIMCDLSMPVLDGIEFVEEVSLEYPSMPLIVVSATEDMSDVANALKFGIKDFLPKPISNHKHLICSIESTLDDTDNHLSDQRDFSSQWFRVDSGDVPEEQELHWHLKFLQENRSAAKDLLHALLPDRDTQQGDWRCSYKLLQSAEVMPVVFDYAWIMNGQFAFYIVDSATEDNNGAATTLLIRALFHDYLRNLKCFNADLKDLAYLIEKGMKCYRGAQPVKAIFGVADLSSGMLSILPAGLECLCANGQESKHLQPSVLLGDSCVKNFIEELPIDGACQLKFNRLGTCSFSLDIYRGGSA, translated from the coding sequence ATGTACAAGTCAGTCGAAGCGTTTCCCAGCGAAGTGCCAAACTTTGCTCCGGGTGACAAACTTATCATGCTAGTTGACGACGACCCGGTTTTTCGTCGTATCACATCTGGTTATTTAAATTCTCAAGGGTATAAGGTCGTTGAAGCCGAAGATGGGTTAGACGGATTGCGCAAGTTGAGAGAAGTCGAGCCAGACTTAATCATGTGCGATCTTTCCATGCCTGTGCTTGATGGTATTGAATTTGTTGAGGAAGTGAGTCTTGAGTATCCCTCAATGCCGCTTATTGTGGTGTCAGCTACAGAGGATATGTCTGATGTGGCGAATGCGTTGAAATTTGGTATCAAAGACTTCTTGCCTAAACCAATCAGTAATCATAAACATTTAATATGCTCGATAGAAAGTACCTTGGATGACACAGACAATCATTTGAGCGACCAAAGGGACTTTTCGAGCCAATGGTTCAGAGTAGACAGCGGTGATGTTCCAGAAGAACAAGAGCTTCACTGGCATCTAAAATTTTTACAAGAAAATCGTAGCGCTGCTAAAGATTTGCTCCATGCGCTATTGCCTGACCGGGACACCCAACAAGGTGACTGGCGATGCAGTTACAAACTTTTGCAATCGGCTGAAGTGATGCCCGTCGTATTCGATTACGCTTGGATAATGAATGGTCAGTTTGCTTTTTATATCGTAGATTCTGCGACCGAAGACAACAACGGCGCGGCGACCACGTTGCTTATTAGGGCATTGTTCCATGATTATTTGCGTAACTTAAAATGCTTTAATGCGGACTTGAAAGACCTCGCTTATCTAATAGAAAAGGGCATGAAATGCTACCGTGGTGCTCAGCCGGTGAAAGCGATATTTGGTGTGGCTGATCTCTCTTCGGGAATGTTGTCTATTTTGCCTGCGGGGTTAGAGTGTTTGTGTGCCAATGGTCAAGAATCTAAACACCTCCAACCTAGCGTCCTTTTGGGCGATAGTTGTGTGAAAAATTTCATTGAGGAGCTACCGATCGATGGCGCCTGCCAGTTGAAATTCAATCGTCTTGGGACGTGCAGTTTTAGCTTGGATATATATCGAGGGGGTAGCGCATAA
- the apt gene encoding adenine phosphoribosyltransferase → MTTETISLIKSSIKSIQDYPKPGILFRDVTSLMENAEAYQATIQLLVSKYKEMGFTKVVGTEARGFLFGAPLALELGVGFVPVRKPGKLPRKTIAQTYELEYGMDTLEIHVDAINEGDKVLVVDDLLATGGTIEATAKLIRSLGGVVEHAAFVINLPEIGGDKRLENLGLDVYSICEFEGH, encoded by the coding sequence ATGACGACTGAAACAATCTCCTTGATCAAATCCAGCATCAAAAGCATTCAGGATTATCCGAAACCAGGTATTCTTTTCCGTGACGTGACCAGCTTGATGGAAAATGCAGAGGCTTACCAAGCAACAATTCAACTGTTGGTTTCTAAGTACAAAGAGATGGGCTTTACCAAAGTGGTTGGTACTGAAGCACGTGGTTTTCTTTTTGGTGCACCGCTTGCGCTAGAACTGGGTGTGGGTTTTGTTCCAGTACGTAAGCCGGGCAAATTGCCACGTAAGACTATCGCTCAAACCTATGAGCTAGAGTACGGCATGGATACACTGGAAATCCATGTAGATGCCATCAATGAAGGCGACAAAGTGTTGGTGGTTGACGACCTTCTAGCCACTGGCGGTACGATAGAAGCTACCGCGAAGTTGATTCGTTCGTTGGGTGGTGTTGTAGAGCACGCAGCTTTTGTGATTAACCTTCCTGAAATCGGTGGTGACAAACGTCTTGAGAACCTAGGGCTTGACGTATACAGCATCTGCGAGTTTGAAGGTCACTAA
- the dnaX gene encoding DNA polymerase III subunit gamma/tau, with product MSYLALARKWRPTKFSEVVGQSHVLTALENALAQNRLHHAYLFSGTRGVGKTTIGRLFAKGLNCETGITATPCGQCDTCKEIDEGRFVDLLEIDAASRTKVEDTRELLDNVQYKPARGRFKVYLIDEVHMLSRHSFNALLKTLEEPPEYVKFLLATTDPQKLPVTILSRCLQFHLKPISVDTIHEQLDHILEQENVTSEPRALGMIAHAADGSMRDALSLTDQAIALGNGNVGADSVAHMLGTLDTDQALHLLEAVSSKQPQMAMECIAKLAQNGVEWDGLLQQLAAQLHRMAMYQALPSSLDKGQPDAEKVELLSKALSPQDVQLYYQIALKGRQDLPLAPSERIGLEMVVLRMMAFRPASQPTANAISTAIEPATQQPMAQPTPSSEQKLAGNQQNVPVQAPVQPSRPERVIPPAHASEPPHYAPPAYDVPPMYDEPQNVPTERYEQQPQHNMDQASPEPKQTEQRGSSPISGLRHQLRSQRKGLAPNQGNTPKKGKAASAKSESVLDRVAQKRAGEEQVSPLSRSQSITTPEAAKDEPYQWKPTLPQVEQKSEELTPTQLKKALEHEKTPEMAQKLVEESRSQNQWAELISQLSTAKLTEQLALNSHFEKNGSSIALTLRPEQSHLNTDRAQSELLQALNEALGEESHLSVEIGDSGETPLELRDKLYQGKLQQAFTSLENDKNVQFIEARFAAQLDKDSVRPI from the coding sequence ATGAGTTATCTTGCCTTAGCGCGAAAATGGCGTCCTACAAAATTCAGTGAAGTCGTAGGACAAAGCCACGTATTAACAGCACTGGAAAATGCACTAGCTCAAAACAGACTTCACCACGCTTATCTATTTAGCGGTACTCGTGGTGTCGGTAAAACGACGATTGGCCGTCTGTTTGCTAAGGGTCTTAACTGTGAAACCGGTATTACAGCGACGCCTTGTGGCCAGTGCGACACCTGTAAAGAAATTGACGAAGGTCGTTTTGTCGATTTACTAGAGATAGATGCAGCGTCTCGTACTAAGGTTGAAGATACCCGTGAATTGCTGGATAACGTCCAGTACAAACCGGCTCGCGGTCGATTTAAGGTTTACCTAATCGATGAAGTTCACATGCTTTCGCGCCATAGTTTTAACGCTTTGCTAAAAACGTTAGAAGAGCCGCCAGAGTACGTGAAGTTTCTATTGGCGACTACGGATCCACAAAAGCTCCCGGTGACTATTTTATCTCGTTGTTTGCAGTTCCACCTGAAACCGATCAGTGTGGATACCATACATGAGCAGCTCGATCATATTCTTGAGCAAGAAAACGTCACATCTGAACCACGCGCATTGGGTATGATAGCTCATGCGGCGGACGGCAGTATGCGTGACGCTCTGAGCCTGACCGACCAAGCTATTGCGCTGGGTAATGGCAACGTGGGTGCGGATAGCGTTGCACACATGCTGGGTACGCTGGATACGGATCAAGCACTCCACCTTTTAGAAGCGGTAAGTTCGAAGCAACCGCAAATGGCGATGGAATGCATTGCTAAGCTCGCTCAAAATGGCGTGGAGTGGGATGGCTTGTTACAACAACTCGCGGCTCAGTTGCATCGTATGGCGATGTATCAAGCGTTGCCTTCTTCGTTAGATAAAGGTCAGCCTGATGCAGAAAAGGTCGAGTTGCTCAGTAAGGCGTTATCCCCGCAAGATGTGCAGCTCTACTACCAAATCGCACTAAAAGGTCGTCAAGATCTACCGCTTGCACCTTCTGAGCGAATTGGTTTAGAGATGGTTGTTTTACGCATGATGGCGTTTAGACCAGCCTCTCAGCCAACAGCCAATGCGATCTCTACTGCTATAGAACCTGCAACTCAGCAGCCTATGGCACAACCGACCCCGAGTTCTGAGCAGAAACTGGCTGGAAATCAACAAAACGTTCCAGTTCAAGCTCCTGTGCAGCCATCACGCCCTGAAAGGGTGATACCACCTGCTCATGCTTCAGAACCACCACACTATGCGCCACCTGCGTATGACGTACCGCCTATGTATGATGAGCCTCAGAACGTACCTACTGAGCGATATGAGCAGCAGCCTCAACATAACATGGATCAGGCTAGTCCAGAACCAAAGCAGACGGAACAGCGCGGCTCATCGCCAATTAGCGGGCTTCGCCATCAATTACGTTCCCAACGTAAAGGTTTAGCGCCTAACCAGGGAAATACGCCAAAAAAGGGTAAAGCGGCATCTGCCAAGTCAGAATCTGTTCTCGATCGTGTTGCACAAAAGCGCGCTGGAGAAGAGCAGGTGTCGCCATTATCACGCTCACAGTCGATAACGACACCTGAAGCGGCCAAAGATGAGCCCTATCAGTGGAAGCCAACTTTGCCGCAAGTTGAGCAAAAGAGTGAAGAGTTAACGCCGACACAGCTCAAAAAAGCGCTAGAGCATGAAAAAACACCGGAAATGGCGCAAAAGCTGGTAGAGGAATCTCGCTCCCAAAATCAATGGGCAGAACTGATCAGCCAGCTTTCTACGGCAAAATTAACAGAGCAGCTTGCACTCAATTCTCACTTTGAGAAAAATGGGTCATCCATTGCTTTAACATTGAGGCCGGAGCAATCTCACCTCAATACGGACAGAGCACAAAGTGAATTGCTGCAAGCACTTAACGAAGCTTTGGGTGAAGAGAGTCACTTAAGTGTTGAAATTGGCGATAGTGGTGAGACACCACTTGAGCTGCGAGATAAGCTCTACCAAGGTAAGTTACAGCAAGCCTTCACAAGCCTTGAAAATGACAAAAACGTGCAGTTTATTGAGGCACGTTTTGCCGCACAACTTGATAAAGATAGTGTGAGGCCGATTTAA
- a CDS encoding mechanosensitive ion channel domain-containing protein — protein MGKSFPHQFAHAIIVILLALTTIAVTSVSATEPPDTPTLSKSELEIDTLNQESVELIETIKTASGSEKDALQLKLFQKNEELRSLLANAIQRDSIPRATLVAQVKAQQKHSLAAQRYLEDKIKDINEKINAAKPEERLGLINDYQELQHYFDNAIAASWQNIKWLKALEVDESAARKQLREQISQRLRVMSASVEYFNQQAEVVGKQLSASPESEKSSLQLSHLVFKQRMDIAVESLSSLVSIAGQLELDTSEYKRLIFETTGNITQDLLESDVVLSILSHWSSNAWDWLANNAPQHLFQLFVLFIILLATKMIAKLVRKLVSKAVVTKNLKLSQLMQEFFITMSGNLVWVIGILVGLSQIGLNLTPVLTGFGIAGVIIGFALQDTLSNFAAGMMLLIYRPFDVGDFVFAGGVDGKVSHMSLVNTTIKTFDNQIIIVPNSKIWGDVIKNVTHERVRRVDMVFGIGYGDDLLKAERVLTDIVTSHPSVLRTPEPNIRVHTLNTSSVDFIVRPWVKTEDYWDVYWDVTKEVKLRFDREGISIPFPQQDVHLHMVKETPES, from the coding sequence ATGGGTAAATCCTTTCCACACCAGTTCGCGCACGCGATTATCGTTATCTTGCTGGCACTTACGACTATCGCAGTGACGAGCGTGTCAGCAACAGAGCCACCCGACACGCCAACCTTGTCAAAGAGCGAGTTAGAGATTGATACGCTCAACCAAGAGAGCGTCGAGCTCATTGAGACAATCAAAACAGCCAGTGGCTCAGAAAAAGACGCGCTTCAGCTGAAACTATTTCAAAAGAATGAAGAATTGCGTTCTTTATTGGCAAACGCGATTCAACGTGACTCCATCCCAAGAGCAACGCTGGTGGCACAGGTAAAAGCCCAGCAAAAGCACTCTTTGGCCGCCCAGCGCTACCTCGAAGATAAGATTAAAGACATTAACGAGAAGATCAACGCTGCAAAGCCGGAAGAGCGTCTTGGGTTGATCAATGATTACCAAGAATTACAGCACTACTTTGACAATGCAATTGCGGCTAGCTGGCAAAACATCAAGTGGCTGAAAGCATTAGAAGTGGATGAAAGCGCGGCTCGTAAGCAACTTCGAGAGCAAATTTCCCAGCGTTTACGGGTTATGTCGGCATCGGTTGAATATTTTAATCAGCAGGCCGAAGTGGTGGGTAAGCAACTATCGGCCAGTCCGGAATCAGAAAAGTCTTCACTGCAATTGAGTCATTTGGTGTTTAAGCAGCGCATGGACATTGCCGTTGAGAGCTTGAGTTCGCTGGTCTCTATCGCGGGTCAGTTGGAGCTTGACACCTCTGAGTACAAACGCCTGATCTTTGAAACGACAGGCAATATTACGCAGGATCTGCTGGAAAGTGATGTGGTCTTGTCGATATTGTCTCACTGGTCTTCCAATGCTTGGGATTGGCTGGCTAACAACGCGCCTCAGCACCTTTTCCAACTCTTCGTCTTATTTATCATTTTACTGGCGACCAAAATGATCGCGAAGTTGGTGCGAAAATTAGTGAGTAAAGCGGTGGTGACAAAGAACCTGAAGTTGTCTCAGCTAATGCAGGAGTTCTTTATTACCATGTCGGGTAACTTGGTTTGGGTCATCGGTATTCTGGTCGGCCTGTCGCAAATCGGCTTAAACTTAACGCCAGTATTGACCGGTTTTGGTATTGCCGGTGTGATCATCGGTTTTGCGTTGCAAGATACTTTATCGAACTTTGCTGCTGGGATGATGCTGCTGATCTATCGCCCGTTTGATGTCGGGGACTTTGTCTTCGCAGGTGGTGTCGATGGCAAGGTAAGTCACATGAGTTTAGTGAATACCACGATCAAAACCTTTGATAACCAGATCATTATTGTGCCGAACAGCAAGATTTGGGGCGATGTCATCAAAAACGTCACTCACGAGCGTGTCCGACGTGTCGATATGGTGTTTGGCATTGGTTATGGTGACGATCTGTTAAAAGCAGAACGCGTGTTAACGGACATTGTTACCTCGCATCCAAGTGTGCTGCGCACGCCTGAGCCGAATATTCGCGTTCATACCTTGAATACGTCGTCGGTGGATTTCATTGTGCGCCCTTGGGTAAAAACCGAGGATTATTGGGATGTTTACTGGGATGTGACCAAAGAAGTGAAATTGAGATTTGACCGCGAAGGGATTTCAATTCCTTTCCCACAGCAGGATGTGCATCTTCATATGGTGAAAGAGACACCAGAGAGCTAG
- a CDS encoding NAD(P)H nitroreductase: protein MDALDLLLNRRSIAKLAAPAPEGAALENIIKAGLRAPDHAGLTPWRFVISQGEGLNKLSDILVKAAVADNSEDAVVEKVKNAPFRAPMVITVIAKVTQHEKVPALEQHLSAGCAVQAMQMAAVAQGFQGFWRSGKWMFHEEVHKAFGLEGDDEIVGFLYLGTPGCTPMKVPERDLSKFVEYL, encoded by the coding sequence ATGGACGCTTTAGATCTATTGCTCAACCGTCGTTCAATCGCGAAACTTGCTGCCCCAGCGCCAGAAGGTGCGGCGTTGGAAAACATTATTAAAGCGGGCTTAAGAGCACCAGATCATGCTGGTCTGACTCCCTGGAGATTTGTTATTTCTCAGGGAGAAGGGCTGAATAAACTCTCTGATATTCTCGTAAAAGCGGCAGTTGCGGATAACAGTGAAGATGCAGTTGTAGAGAAAGTGAAAAATGCGCCTTTTCGTGCCCCTATGGTCATTACTGTGATTGCTAAAGTGACTCAACACGAAAAAGTACCCGCGTTAGAGCAGCACTTGTCGGCAGGTTGTGCTGTTCAAGCGATGCAGATGGCGGCAGTTGCTCAGGGTTTTCAAGGTTTTTGGCGTTCTGGTAAGTGGATGTTCCATGAAGAAGTTCATAAGGCATTTGGTCTCGAAGGGGACGATGAGATCGTTGGTTTCCTATACTTAGGGACACCGGGATGCACACCGATGAAAGTACCAGAGCGTGATCTCAGTAAATTTGTAGAATATCTGTAA
- the recR gene encoding recombination mediator RecR: MRTSHMLEQLMEALRCLPGVGPKSAQRMAFHLLQRDRKGGLQLADALSQAMTEIGHCTECRTFTEEEICHICTNPKRQENGQICVVESPADIAAVEATGQFSGRYFVLMGHLSPLDGIGPSDIGLDVLDYRLRRGDVQEVILATNPTVEGEATAHYIADLCKAHQVSASRIAHGVPVGGELELVDGTTLSHSLLGRQKL; the protein is encoded by the coding sequence ATGCGCACCAGTCATATGCTGGAGCAATTGATGGAGGCCTTACGTTGTCTGCCTGGGGTTGGTCCCAAGTCGGCACAGCGTATGGCCTTTCATTTGTTACAGCGAGATAGAAAAGGCGGCCTGCAACTAGCAGATGCACTGAGCCAAGCAATGACTGAAATAGGCCATTGCACCGAGTGCCGTACTTTTACTGAGGAAGAAATCTGTCATATTTGCACCAATCCTAAACGTCAGGAAAATGGTCAAATATGTGTGGTAGAAAGCCCAGCGGATATCGCTGCGGTAGAGGCTACCGGACAGTTCTCAGGCCGATATTTTGTTTTGATGGGACACTTGTCGCCATTGGACGGAATTGGCCCGAGTGATATCGGCTTAGACGTGTTGGATTACCGATTACGTCGTGGTGATGTCCAAGAAGTGATTTTGGCGACTAACCCAACTGTAGAAGGTGAAGCAACTGCTCATTACATTGCTGATCTATGCAAGGCGCATCAAGTCTCCGCGAGTCGCATCGCGCACGGCGTGCCTGTTGGTGGTGAGCTTGAGCTGGTTGATGGAACGACGTTGTCTCACTCATTATTGGGAAGGCAAAAGCTCTAA
- a CDS encoding YcgN family cysteine cluster protein codes for MSKPFWESKKLEQMTEEEWESLCDGCGKCCLHKLMDEDTDEIYYTNVACSWLNSKTCSCKDYPNRFSSGEECTKLTREDIDDFTWLPHTCAYRLLAEGQSLPEWHPLITGSKSAMHAAGESVRNKVVYEIDVVNWEDHILNHPNRS; via the coding sequence ATGAGCAAGCCATTTTGGGAAAGTAAAAAACTAGAGCAGATGACCGAAGAAGAATGGGAGTCTCTTTGCGATGGCTGCGGAAAGTGTTGCTTGCATAAGCTTATGGACGAAGACACGGACGAAATTTATTACACCAATGTGGCGTGTAGCTGGTTAAACAGCAAAACGTGTTCGTGCAAAGACTACCCAAACCGTTTCTCTTCTGGTGAAGAATGCACCAAGCTAACCCGTGAAGACATTGATGACTTTACCTGGTTGCCACACACTTGCGCATATCGTTTGCTAGCTGAAGGTCAGTCGTTACCAGAGTGGCACCCACTCATTACAGGATCAAAATCCGCCATGCACGCAGCAGGTGAAAGTGTGCGTAACAAAGTCGTATACGAAATTGACGTTGTAAATTGGGAAGACCACATCCTAAATCACCCAAACCGTTCTTAG
- a CDS encoding LysR family transcriptional regulator: MKLDDLNLFRLVVESGSYTAASRKNMIPVATITRRIQALEDSLNLRLLNRHARKLSLTEAGERFYNECSPLLDRLTSTAEEISDECRGAAGKIRITAPSNLTKRMMMPMFNGFMKAYPDINIVLTTSNLSEQFDPTEWDVIFRVGPQRDSSLIARKISSVEDILVASPSYLKSNPEPKHAEELHQHSLLKGAPLLKWQLANQNGEHVINNDNGRFRANALNVIRSACSDGLGIALMPDVMIREYIEDGSLVRVLDDWSANPRDIYMLYNHKDHLPEKVRLFIDFVIAYHII; this comes from the coding sequence ATGAAATTAGATGATCTCAACTTGTTTAGGCTTGTGGTCGAAAGCGGAAGCTACACTGCAGCTTCCAGAAAGAATATGATTCCTGTTGCAACGATTACAAGACGTATACAGGCACTAGAAGACTCACTCAACCTCCGATTGCTTAATCGACATGCGCGTAAACTTTCTCTAACAGAAGCAGGAGAGCGTTTTTACAATGAATGCTCCCCACTCTTGGATCGTCTAACCTCGACAGCGGAAGAAATTTCTGACGAGTGCCGTGGCGCTGCAGGTAAAATACGCATTACTGCCCCATCAAACCTAACAAAAAGAATGATGATGCCGATGTTCAATGGATTTATGAAAGCCTATCCTGACATCAACATCGTTTTGACCACCAGCAACCTTTCGGAGCAATTTGATCCAACAGAATGGGACGTCATTTTCCGTGTCGGCCCTCAGCGCGACTCTAGTTTGATCGCACGTAAAATTAGCTCCGTTGAAGACATTCTGGTGGCAAGCCCCAGCTATCTAAAATCAAACCCTGAACCTAAACACGCAGAAGAGCTTCATCAGCACTCTTTGTTGAAAGGCGCTCCGCTTCTCAAATGGCAGCTTGCTAACCAAAATGGTGAACACGTTATCAATAACGACAACGGCCGTTTTCGAGCCAACGCTTTGAATGTAATACGAAGTGCTTGCTCTGATGGATTAGGCATTGCCCTTATGCCAGATGTCATGATCCGAGAATACATTGAGGACGGCAGCTTAGTACGAGTTTTAGATGATTGGAGCGCCAACCCGCGTGATATCTACATGCTATATAACCACAAAGATCACTTACCAGAAAAAGTACGATTGTTTATTGATTTTGTGATCGCGTATCACATTATCTAA
- a CDS encoding YbaN family protein — MSIRKIGLNIVGSVSLCLGFLGIFLPILPTTPFIILASACFMRSSPTFHNWLHQHQTFGPILDNWHRHRAVTSKVKKRGALCMVASFAFSIWVVPHLWLKIMLAVMLIILMSWFIRLPVIEHLADQPENH, encoded by the coding sequence ATCAGTATACGTAAAATTGGTTTAAATATTGTTGGTAGCGTAAGTTTGTGCCTGGGTTTTCTGGGCATATTTTTACCTATTCTTCCCACCACTCCCTTTATCATTCTCGCTAGCGCATGTTTTATGCGAAGCAGTCCGACATTCCATAACTGGCTGCACCAACATCAGACCTTTGGCCCAATACTTGATAATTGGCATCGCCATCGTGCAGTGACCAGTAAGGTCAAAAAGCGGGGCGCGTTGTGTATGGTCGCCAGCTTTGCTTTTTCTATCTGGGTTGTTCCTCATCTTTGGTTAAAGATTATGCTAGCGGTGATGCTAATCATTCTAATGAGCTGGTTTATTCGATTGCCTGTGATAGAGCACCTTGCTGACCAGCCAGAAAATCACTAA
- a CDS encoding YkgJ family cysteine cluster protein: MECRLGCGACCIAPSISSPIPGMPKGKPAGVRCIQLNDDNLCKLFGKPERPKVCHDFKPCPVVCGKTNQEALINISELEDLT; this comes from the coding sequence ATGGAATGTCGATTAGGTTGCGGCGCGTGTTGTATTGCTCCGAGCATCTCCTCCCCTATTCCTGGGATGCCTAAAGGTAAGCCTGCGGGTGTTCGATGCATTCAGCTCAATGACGACAACTTGTGTAAGCTATTTGGCAAACCTGAACGGCCAAAAGTATGCCACGATTTTAAGCCATGCCCAGTTGTGTGTGGCAAAACCAATCAAGAAGCACTCATTAACATCAGCGAGTTGGAAGACCTTACATAA
- a CDS encoding YbaB/EbfC family nucleoid-associated protein: protein MFGKGGMGNLMKQAQQMQERMQKLQEEIANMEVTGESGAGLVKVTITGSHSVRRVHIDESLMEDDKEMLEDLIAAAFNDAARRVEETQKEKMAGVTGGMQLPPGMKMPF from the coding sequence ATGTTTGGTAAAGGCGGAATGGGCAACCTAATGAAGCAAGCCCAGCAAATGCAAGAGCGCATGCAAAAGCTTCAAGAAGAAATCGCGAATATGGAAGTGACTGGCGAGTCTGGTGCTGGCCTTGTAAAAGTGACGATTACTGGTAGCCATAGCGTTCGTCGTGTACACATCGATGAAAGTTTGATGGAAGACGATAAAGAAATGCTTGAAGATTTGATTGCTGCAGCATTTAACGATGCAGCGCGCCGCGTTGAAGAAACTCAGAAAGAGAAAATGGCAGGTGTCACTGGCGGTATGCAGCTACCACCAGGCATGAAAATGCCATTTTAA